Proteins encoded by one window of Streptomyces sp. LX-29:
- a CDS encoding ABC transporter ATP-binding protein, producing MEIGERVMEATGLQRQYAGGFEAVRGITFSVGRGELFALLGTNGAGKTSTLELLEGLAAPSGGEVRVLGHDPYRERAAVRPRVGIMLQEGGFPSELTVAETLRMWAGCTTGARPAAEVLEAVGLAQRRGVRVKQLSGGERRRLDLALALLGEPEVLFLDEPTTGLDAEARRDTWELVRALRDSGTTVLLTTHYLEEAEELADRLAIMHEGRIAVEGTVGEIVARRPSQISFQLPSDLLPGDLPPLPGLGVTAHELEGRTMRLRTDDLQRTATGLLVWARDAGVELRGLDARSASLEEAFLHIAKESERAADPASGGGSAARGSEPGSASALVSAGSEGR from the coding sequence ATGGAAATCGGCGAGCGTGTGATGGAAGCCACGGGGCTCCAACGGCAATACGCGGGCGGCTTCGAGGCGGTGCGCGGCATCACCTTCTCCGTCGGGCGCGGCGAACTCTTCGCGCTGTTGGGGACGAACGGGGCGGGGAAGACCTCCACCCTCGAACTGCTGGAGGGCCTGGCCGCTCCCAGCGGAGGCGAGGTGCGGGTGCTGGGCCATGATCCGTACCGCGAGCGGGCCGCGGTCCGACCGCGGGTCGGGATCATGCTCCAGGAGGGCGGCTTCCCGTCCGAGCTGACCGTGGCCGAGACCCTGCGGATGTGGGCGGGCTGCACCACCGGTGCCCGGCCCGCGGCGGAGGTGCTGGAGGCGGTCGGGCTGGCCCAGCGCCGGGGGGTGCGGGTCAAGCAGCTCTCCGGTGGCGAGCGGCGGCGGCTCGACCTGGCGCTGGCGCTGCTCGGCGAGCCCGAGGTGCTCTTCCTGGACGAGCCCACCACCGGGCTGGACGCCGAGGCGCGCCGGGACACCTGGGAGCTGGTCCGCGCGCTGCGCGACAGCGGCACCACCGTGCTGCTCACCACGCACTATCTGGAAGAGGCCGAGGAGCTCGCCGACCGGCTCGCGATCATGCACGAGGGCCGGATAGCGGTCGAGGGCACCGTCGGCGAGATCGTGGCCCGGCGTCCCTCCCAGATCTCCTTCCAGCTCCCGTCGGACCTGCTGCCGGGCGACCTGCCGCCGCTGCCCGGGCTGGGCGTCACCGCACACGAGCTGGAGGGGCGGACGATGCGGTTGCGCACGGACGACCTCCAGCGGACCGCCACCGGCCTGCTGGTGTGGGCCCGGGACGCCGGTGTCGAGCTGCGCGGCCTGGACGCCCGCTCGGCCTCACTGGAGGAGGCGTTCCTGCACATCGCCAAGGAGTCGGAGCGGGCCGCGGATCCGGCGTCGGGGGGCGGATCCGCGGCGAGGGGATCGGAGCCGGGATCGGCGTCCGCGCTGGTGTCCGCGGGGAGTGAGGGTCGATGA
- a CDS encoding nuclear transport factor 2 family protein, with the protein MGEHPDSALIRQGYEAFTKGDMDTLATLLTSDCVHHVPGNSPISGHHKGRDTCLRLYRRLHEETGGTLRIDVKHILADGRGHVISVHKFYADRKDRGLEMHEGMFFTIVGGKISDIDECHDDIEASDAFWRS; encoded by the coding sequence ATGGGCGAGCACCCGGACAGCGCCCTGATCCGCCAGGGCTACGAAGCGTTCACCAAGGGCGACATGGACACCCTCGCCACGCTGTTGACGTCGGACTGCGTCCACCACGTACCCGGAAACAGCCCGATATCGGGGCACCACAAGGGCCGTGACACCTGTCTGCGGCTGTACCGCCGCCTGCACGAGGAGACCGGCGGCACCCTGCGGATCGACGTCAAGCACATCCTGGCCGACGGCCGTGGGCATGTGATCTCGGTGCACAAGTTCTACGCGGACCGCAAGGACCGCGGGCTGGAGATGCACGAGGGCATGTTCTTCACCATCGTCGGCGGCAAGATCAGCGACATCGACGAGTGCCACGACGACATCGAGGCATCCGACGCGTTCTGGAGATCCTGA
- a CDS encoding ABC transporter permease translates to MKALAQAELTLLSRNKAALFAALVLPATMTFSMKSPIEELDLKSTGLTVGTVLLPGAIGFVLLFAVYTNLVGVFVARREELVLKRLRCGELSDRQILAGTTLPAVVVALAQCALLAVGGGLVLDLEAPKAPHLAAVGVLLGLALMVAMAAVTAGVTKSTEGAQLSPMPLMLISLMGSGMVFPLDVMPDRLAAVCEVLPLTPAIELVRAGWTGGDGVGDTLTQLVTGVAWIAAAVWSVQRWFRWEPRR, encoded by the coding sequence ATGAAGGCACTGGCACAGGCGGAGCTGACCCTGCTCAGCCGGAACAAGGCGGCGCTGTTCGCGGCCCTGGTGCTGCCCGCCACCATGACCTTCAGCATGAAGTCGCCGATCGAGGAGTTGGACCTGAAGTCCACCGGGCTGACGGTCGGCACGGTGCTGCTCCCCGGCGCGATCGGCTTCGTGCTGCTCTTCGCCGTGTACACGAACCTGGTCGGTGTCTTCGTGGCGCGCCGCGAGGAGTTGGTCCTCAAGCGGCTGCGCTGCGGTGAGCTGAGCGACCGACAGATCCTGGCCGGCACCACGCTGCCCGCGGTGGTGGTGGCCTTGGCGCAGTGCGCGCTGCTCGCCGTCGGCGGCGGGCTGGTGCTGGATCTGGAGGCGCCGAAGGCTCCGCATCTGGCGGCCGTCGGAGTGCTGCTGGGCCTGGCGCTGATGGTGGCGATGGCCGCGGTCACCGCCGGCGTCACCAAGTCCACCGAGGGCGCCCAGCTGAGCCCGATGCCGCTGATGCTCATATCCCTGATGGGGTCGGGCATGGTCTTCCCGCTCGACGTCATGCCGGACCGGCTGGCGGCGGTGTGCGAGGTGCTCCCGCTCACCCCGGCCATCGAGTTGGTGCGCGCCGGCTGGACCGGCGGCGACGGGGTGGGTGACACACTGACACAGCTGGTCACGGGCGTGGCGTGGATAGCCGCCGCGGTGTGGTCGGTGCAGCGCTGGTTCCGTTGGGAGCCCCGGCGCTGA
- the purS gene encoding phosphoribosylformylglycinamidine synthase subunit PurS — MARVVVDVMLKPEILDPQGQAVQRALPRLGFEGIADVRQGKRFELEVEGPVDDAALGRIREMAETFLANTVIEDFTIRVDS, encoded by the coding sequence GTGGCACGCGTCGTAGTCGACGTCATGCTCAAGCCGGAGATCCTCGACCCGCAGGGCCAGGCGGTGCAGCGCGCACTGCCCCGCCTCGGATTCGAGGGGATCGCCGACGTCCGTCAGGGCAAGCGTTTTGAACTTGAGGTGGAGGGGCCGGTCGACGACGCCGCCCTCGGCCGCATCCGCGAGATGGCAGAGACCTTCCTCGCCAACACCGTCATCGAAGACTTCACCATCCGGGTCGACTCATGA
- a CDS encoding sterol carrier family protein, giving the protein MPPARRKPRARTYDDARTRAAVIAQLGHVREAVAGLTEAQLAAPAGPTGRTVRELAARLGASVEQLNRDLELPAPPAREVALDDWVAASAARGADVARGPETAAEGAEAGPAAGAAELGARLERATARLAALVADAPAGRLVPARAGAMRLEDVLVTRCVELVVDADDMAAATGVAVRHDRHALAAATRLLADALAAKAPGGSVEVRVPPYAVVQCVEGPRHTRGTPPNVVETAPLTWLRLATGRLTWADALESAEVTASGERADLAALLPLLV; this is encoded by the coding sequence ATGCCTCCCGCGCGCCGTAAGCCCCGTGCCCGCACCTACGACGACGCCAGGACGCGGGCCGCCGTCATCGCCCAGCTCGGACACGTCCGGGAGGCGGTGGCCGGGCTGACCGAGGCACAGCTCGCGGCCCCTGCCGGGCCGACCGGCCGGACCGTGCGCGAGCTGGCGGCCCGGCTGGGCGCGTCCGTCGAGCAACTCAACCGGGACCTGGAGCTGCCCGCGCCCCCGGCGCGGGAGGTCGCGCTCGACGACTGGGTCGCGGCGTCGGCCGCGCGCGGCGCCGACGTCGCCCGGGGCCCGGAGACGGCCGCGGAGGGAGCCGAGGCGGGGCCGGCGGCCGGGGCCGCGGAGCTCGGCGCACGGCTGGAGCGCGCCACCGCGCGGTTGGCCGCGCTCGTCGCGGACGCCCCCGCCGGGCGGCTGGTGCCGGCCCGCGCGGGCGCGATGCGGCTGGAGGACGTCCTCGTCACGCGGTGCGTCGAGCTCGTCGTGGACGCCGACGACATGGCGGCCGCCACCGGGGTGGCGGTCCGGCACGACCGGCACGCGCTGGCCGCCGCCACCCGGCTGTTGGCGGACGCCCTGGCGGCGAAGGCCCCCGGCGGTTCGGTGGAGGTCCGGGTTCCGCCCTACGCCGTCGTCCAGTGCGTCGAGGGCCCCCGGCACACTCGAGGCACCCCGCCCAACGTCGTGGAGACCGCCCCGCTGACCTGGCTGCGGCTCGCCACCGGTCGTCTCACCTGGGCCGATGCCCTGGAGTCGGCGGAGGTGACGGCGAGTGGCGAGCGGGCGGACCTGGCCGCGCTGCTGCCTCTGCTCGTCTGA
- the purQ gene encoding phosphoribosylformylglycinamidine synthase subunit PurQ — protein sequence MTARIGVITFPGTLDDRDTQRAVRLAGLEAVPLWHRDKDLKQVDAVVLPGGFSYGDYLRAGAISRFSPVMESVIDQAKAGMPVLGICNGFQVLTETHLLPGAMLRNNHLHFICRDQKLRVENNATAWTTSYAAGQDISIPLKNIDGRYVADERVLDELEAEGRVVFRYQDFNPNGSLRDIAGITNAAGNVVGLMPHPEHAVEPLVGTGRTDGLGFFTSILKKLVTS from the coding sequence ATGACAGCTCGTATCGGGGTCATCACCTTCCCCGGCACCCTCGACGACCGTGACACCCAGCGCGCGGTTCGCCTCGCCGGACTGGAAGCGGTGCCGCTGTGGCACCGCGACAAGGACCTGAAGCAGGTCGACGCCGTGGTGCTGCCCGGCGGCTTCTCCTATGGCGACTATCTGCGGGCCGGGGCCATCTCCCGGTTCTCGCCCGTCATGGAGTCGGTCATCGACCAGGCGAAGGCCGGCATGCCGGTCCTCGGCATCTGCAATGGCTTTCAGGTGCTCACCGAGACGCACCTGTTGCCCGGCGCGATGCTCCGCAACAACCACCTGCACTTCATCTGCCGGGACCAGAAGCTGCGGGTGGAAAACAACGCGACCGCCTGGACGACTTCCTACGCGGCCGGCCAGGACATCAGCATTCCGCTGAAGAACATCGACGGCCGCTACGTCGCGGACGAGCGCGTCCTGGACGAGCTCGAAGCCGAGGGCCGCGTGGTCTTCCGCTATCAGGACTTCAACCCGAACGGTTCACTGCGCGACATCGCCGGTATCACCAATGCCGCGGGCAATGTGGTGGGGCTCATGCCGCATCCCGAGCACGCCGTGGAGCCGCTGGTCGGCACCGGCCGCACCGACGGCCTCGGATTCTTCACCTCGATCCTCAAGAAGCTGGTCACCTCATGA
- a CDS encoding histidine kinase, which translates to MFGRVQKWRGRSKIAQVDLFSRWMLRIAPWVLMLSWGLLPLLGAVESRPLPLSLAAALVLLSVVQCATGMGATQRALDHYLGKGGVPRRQAGLAALLMVLTLGLTLALCAVGGLDVGTAVLLVGWVTMPFGGVSCLLVPKWTFAAVYGGIAALTTLGFFLVGVHDGRLCAVVLVVAFQCGFSLLTIRCSGWMLGVMWEVHDARAVQARLAVAEERLRFGRDMHDVLGRNLAVIALKSELAVQLARRGRPEAVEQMVEVLRITQESQREIRDVVRGYREADLHTELVGARGVLAAAGIDCRIEGATAGPDGTDPLPSAVQSALGWVVREGTTNVLRHADAARHCAIRVEIAAGDPPGRGSAPAAGRSATSTVGRTAARVAGRITGRPAEGAPAGRDAAPRGRVAVLVMENDGVPGTAATDRGETADAAASGAAPGGSGLAGLRERLAALGGTVVTGAHPGGRFRLTARIPLDDASLDDASLAGGPAEEAPAGEAPATARVRRGTAAPLPDSPLGSPPTSPPASKPGPWPAQGRGAEPDPTEAGYEDGAAAGPPLLRVPGTAARLTEGIR; encoded by the coding sequence GTGTTCGGACGGGTGCAGAAGTGGCGCGGTCGGAGCAAGATCGCGCAGGTCGATCTCTTCAGCCGGTGGATGCTGCGCATCGCGCCCTGGGTCTTGATGCTCTCCTGGGGCCTGCTACCGCTGCTGGGGGCCGTGGAGAGCCGCCCCCTCCCGCTGTCCCTGGCCGCCGCGCTGGTGCTGCTGTCCGTGGTGCAGTGCGCCACCGGCATGGGGGCGACCCAGCGCGCCCTCGACCACTACCTGGGGAAGGGGGGCGTCCCCCGACGGCAGGCGGGCCTCGCGGCGCTGCTGATGGTGCTCACTCTCGGGCTGACCCTGGCGCTGTGCGCGGTCGGCGGGCTGGACGTCGGCACGGCGGTGTTGCTGGTGGGCTGGGTCACCATGCCCTTCGGCGGGGTCTCCTGCCTGCTGGTCCCCAAGTGGACCTTCGCCGCGGTCTACGGGGGGATCGCGGCGCTGACCACCCTGGGTTTCTTCCTCGTCGGCGTGCATGACGGGCGGCTCTGCGCCGTGGTGCTGGTGGTCGCCTTCCAGTGCGGCTTCTCCCTGCTCACCATCCGCTGCTCGGGCTGGATGCTGGGGGTGATGTGGGAGGTGCACGACGCCCGGGCGGTGCAGGCGCGACTGGCGGTCGCGGAGGAGCGGCTGCGGTTCGGTCGGGACATGCACGACGTGCTCGGGCGCAATCTGGCGGTCATCGCCTTGAAGAGCGAGCTCGCGGTGCAGCTGGCCCGGCGCGGGCGGCCGGAGGCCGTCGAGCAGATGGTGGAGGTGCTCCGGATCACCCAGGAGTCACAGCGGGAGATACGGGACGTGGTGCGCGGCTATCGGGAGGCCGATCTGCACACCGAACTGGTGGGTGCCAGGGGGGTGCTGGCCGCCGCCGGCATCGACTGCCGCATAGAGGGCGCCACGGCCGGACCGGACGGCACGGACCCGCTGCCCTCCGCGGTGCAGTCGGCGCTGGGCTGGGTGGTCCGCGAGGGCACCACCAACGTCCTGCGACACGCGGACGCCGCCCGGCACTGTGCGATCCGGGTCGAGATCGCGGCGGGCGACCCACCGGGACGCGGGTCGGCCCCGGCCGCCGGGCGTTCGGCGACGAGCACGGTCGGCCGCACGGCGGCACGAGTCGCCGGACGCATAACCGGGCGCCCCGCCGAGGGCGCTCCCGCAGGGCGGGATGCCGCGCCGAGGGGCCGGGTGGCGGTGCTGGTCATGGAGAACGACGGCGTGCCGGGCACCGCGGCGACCGACCGCGGCGAGACGGCCGACGCCGCCGCGAGCGGTGCCGCACCGGGGGGTTCCGGGCTGGCCGGGCTTCGCGAGCGGCTCGCCGCCCTGGGGGGCACCGTCGTCACCGGAGCGCACCCTGGCGGGCGGTTCCGGCTCACGGCGCGGATCCCGCTGGACGACGCTTCGCTGGACGACGCCTCCCTGGCTGGAGGCCCGGCGGAGGAGGCTCCGGCGGGAGAGGCCCCGGCCACCGCCCGTGTCCGACGCGGAACGGCCGCCCCGCTCCCCGACTCCCCGCTCGGCTCCCCGCCCACCTCGCCTCCGGCCTCGAAGCCGGGGCCATGGCCGGCGCAGGGCCGGGGCGCCGAGCCTGACCCGACAGAGGCGGGATACGAGGACGGTGCGGCTGCCGGGCCGCCGCTCCTCCGGGTGCCAGGGACAGCCGCCCGGCTGACGGAGGGGATCAGGTGA
- a CDS encoding Lsr2 family protein, protein MAQRVVVTLSDDIDGGEAEETVAFGLDGKSYEIDLSSANAKKLRVALAPYVEAGRKRSRSGKAYKRTTLAPDPAVVRAWARSNQMDVPPRGRIPKKVYEAYDAAH, encoded by the coding sequence GTGGCGCAGCGCGTAGTGGTCACGCTCTCTGACGACATCGACGGCGGAGAAGCCGAGGAGACGGTCGCCTTCGGTCTCGACGGCAAGTCGTACGAGATCGACCTGAGCTCCGCCAATGCAAAGAAACTCCGCGTCGCCCTGGCCCCTTACGTGGAGGCCGGCCGCAAGCGGAGCCGGTCCGGCAAGGCGTACAAGCGGACCACGCTCGCGCCGGACCCCGCCGTGGTGCGCGCCTGGGCGCGCTCCAACCAGATGGACGTCCCGCCGCGCGGCCGTATCCCGAAGAAGGTCTACGAGGCGTACGACGCCGCCCACTGA
- the purF gene encoding amidophosphoribosyltransferase yields the protein MPRGDGRLSHDLLPGEKGPQDACGVFGVWAPGEEVAKLTYFGLYALQHRGQESAGIAVSNGSQILVFKDMGLVSQVFDETSLGSLQGHIAVGHARYSTTGASVWENAQPTFRATAHGSIALGHNGNLVNTAELAEMVAALPRENGRATQVAATNDTDLVTALLAGQVDDEGKPLTVEESAAAVLPKVRGAFSLVFMDEHTLYAARDPQGIRPLVLGRLERGWVVASETAALDIVGASFIREIEPGELIAIDENGMRASRFAEARPKGCVFEYVYLARPDTDIAGRNVYLSRVEMGRRLAKEAPADADLVIATPESGTPAAVGYAEASGIPYGSGLVKNAYVGRTFIQPSQTIRQLGIRLKLNPLKEVIRGKRLVVVDDSIVRGNTQRALVRMLREAGAAEVHIRISSPPIKWPCFFGIDFATRAELIANGLSVEEIGKSLGADSLAYISIDGMIEATSIAKPNLCRACFDGEYPMELPDPELLGKHLLETELAGGPDAADALRRP from the coding sequence GTGCCACGTGGTGACGGACGACTCAGCCACGACCTGCTCCCCGGTGAGAAGGGCCCCCAGGACGCTTGTGGCGTCTTCGGTGTCTGGGCTCCGGGTGAAGAGGTCGCCAAACTCACCTATTTCGGGCTGTATGCCCTGCAGCACCGCGGACAGGAGTCCGCGGGCATCGCAGTGAGCAACGGCTCCCAGATCCTGGTCTTCAAAGACATGGGACTTGTGTCCCAGGTCTTTGACGAGACCTCCCTCGGCTCTCTCCAGGGCCATATCGCGGTCGGTCACGCCCGCTACTCCACCACCGGTGCCTCGGTGTGGGAGAACGCCCAGCCGACCTTCCGGGCGACCGCACACGGTTCGATCGCCCTCGGTCACAACGGCAACCTGGTCAACACCGCCGAGCTGGCCGAGATGGTCGCCGCGCTGCCGCGTGAGAACGGCCGGGCCACCCAGGTGGCGGCCACCAACGACACCGACCTGGTGACCGCGCTGCTGGCCGGGCAGGTGGACGACGAGGGCAAGCCGCTCACCGTCGAGGAGTCGGCTGCCGCCGTGCTCCCCAAGGTCAGGGGCGCCTTCAGCCTGGTGTTCATGGACGAGCACACGCTGTACGCCGCTCGGGACCCGCAGGGCATCCGCCCGCTGGTGCTGGGCCGCCTGGAGCGTGGCTGGGTGGTGGCCTCCGAGACCGCCGCGCTGGACATCGTCGGCGCCAGCTTCATCCGCGAGATCGAGCCCGGCGAGCTGATCGCCATCGACGAGAACGGGATGCGTGCCTCCCGCTTCGCCGAGGCCCGGCCCAAGGGCTGCGTCTTCGAGTACGTCTATCTGGCCCGCCCCGACACCGACATCGCCGGGCGGAACGTTTACCTGTCCCGCGTGGAGATGGGCCGCCGGCTGGCCAAGGAGGCCCCGGCCGACGCCGACCTGGTGATAGCCACGCCGGAGTCGGGCACCCCGGCCGCCGTCGGCTACGCCGAGGCCAGCGGCATTCCGTACGGCTCCGGCCTGGTGAAGAACGCCTACGTGGGCCGCACCTTCATCCAGCCCTCGCAGACCATCCGGCAGCTGGGTATCCGGCTCAAGCTGAACCCGCTCAAGGAAGTCATCCGCGGCAAGCGGCTGGTCGTCGTCGACGACTCGATCGTGCGCGGCAACACCCAGCGCGCGCTGGTGCGGATGCTGCGCGAGGCCGGGGCGGCCGAGGTGCACATCCGGATCTCGTCCCCGCCGATCAAGTGGCCCTGCTTCTTCGGCATCGACTTCGCCACCCGCGCGGAGCTCATCGCCAACGGCCTGTCGGTCGAGGAGATCGGCAAGTCGCTGGGCGCCGACTCGCTGGCGTACATCTCCATCGACGGCATGATCGAGGCGACCTCGATCGCCAAGCCGAACCTGTGCCGCGCCTGCTTCGACGGGGAGTACCCGATGGAGCTGCCGGACCCCGAGCTGCTCGGCAAGCACCTGCTGGAGACCGAGCTCGCGGGTGGTCCCGACGCCGCGGACGCGCTGCGGCGCCCGTAG
- the purL gene encoding phosphoribosylformylglycinamidine synthase subunit PurL, producing the protein MSLDTVKHAAETPDTEQPWAELGLKQDEYERIRAILDRRPTGAELAMYSVMWSEHCSYKSSKVHLRQFGEKAPENDALLVGIGENAGVVDVGQGYAVTFKVESHNHPSYIEPYQGAATGVGGIVRDILAMGARPVAVMDPLRFGAADHPDTKRVLPGVVAGIGGYGNCLGLPNIGGEVVFDSCYQGNPLVNALCVGVMKHEDIHLAKASGAGNKVILYGARTGGDGIGGVSVLASETFDDSKPTKRPAVQVGDPFQEKLLIECTLEVFREQLVEGIQDLGGAGLSCATSELASAGSGGMRVELDTVPLRDATLSPEEILMSESQERMCAIVRPDKVARFMEICEKWDVIATVIGEVTDGERLEIFWHGEQIVDVPPRTVAHEGPVYERPYARPEWQDALQADDAAKLPRPETGEELRAQVLAVVSSPNQASKSWVTDQYDRFVQGNTVLAQPEDSGMIRIDEETNLGVAVATDGNGRYAKLDPYAGAQLALAESYRNVAASGAKPLAISNCLNFGSPEDPAVMWQFAEATRGLADGCLQLGTPVTGGNVSLYNQTGEVAIHPTPVVAVLGVIDDVTRRTPIAFAEEGQLLYLLGDTREELGGSAWSQVIHDHLGGLPPQVDLERERLLAEILISASRDGMIDAAHDLSDGGLAQAVVESCLRGGKGARLVVPDGLDAFTLLFSESAGRAVVAVPRSEEVRFTDMCGARGLPAARVGVIDGEALEVQGAFDIPLAELKEAHEATIPGLLV; encoded by the coding sequence ATGAGCCTGGACACGGTCAAGCACGCGGCCGAGACCCCGGACACCGAGCAGCCGTGGGCCGAACTCGGCCTGAAGCAGGACGAGTACGAGCGCATTCGCGCGATTCTCGATCGCCGCCCCACCGGCGCCGAGCTCGCCATGTACTCCGTGATGTGGTCCGAGCACTGCTCGTACAAGAGCAGCAAGGTCCATCTGCGGCAGTTCGGCGAGAAGGCTCCGGAGAACGACGCCCTGCTGGTGGGCATCGGCGAGAACGCCGGCGTGGTCGACGTCGGCCAGGGCTACGCGGTCACCTTCAAGGTCGAGTCGCACAACCACCCCTCGTACATCGAGCCCTACCAGGGCGCGGCCACCGGCGTCGGCGGCATCGTCCGCGACATCCTGGCCATGGGTGCCCGTCCGGTCGCCGTGATGGACCCGCTGCGCTTCGGCGCCGCGGACCACCCCGACACCAAGCGCGTCCTGCCGGGCGTCGTCGCGGGCATCGGCGGCTACGGCAACTGCCTGGGCCTGCCCAACATCGGCGGCGAGGTCGTCTTCGACTCCTGCTACCAGGGCAACCCGCTGGTCAACGCCCTGTGCGTGGGTGTGATGAAGCACGAGGACATCCACCTCGCCAAGGCTTCCGGCGCCGGCAACAAGGTCATCCTTTACGGGGCCAGGACCGGCGGCGACGGCATCGGCGGCGTCTCCGTGCTCGCCTCGGAGACCTTCGACGACAGCAAGCCGACCAAGCGGCCCGCGGTCCAGGTCGGCGACCCGTTCCAGGAGAAGCTGCTCATCGAGTGCACCCTGGAGGTCTTCCGGGAGCAGCTCGTCGAGGGCATCCAGGACCTCGGCGGCGCCGGTCTGTCCTGCGCCACCAGCGAGCTGGCCAGCGCCGGCTCCGGCGGCATGCGGGTCGAGCTGGACACCGTGCCGCTGCGCGACGCGACCCTCTCGCCCGAGGAGATCCTCATGAGCGAGTCGCAGGAGCGCATGTGCGCGATCGTCCGCCCGGACAAGGTCGCCCGCTTCATGGAGATCTGCGAGAAGTGGGACGTCATCGCCACCGTGATCGGTGAGGTGACCGACGGCGAGCGGCTGGAGATCTTCTGGCACGGCGAGCAGATCGTCGACGTGCCGCCGCGGACCGTGGCGCATGAGGGCCCGGTCTACGAGCGCCCCTACGCGCGCCCGGAGTGGCAGGACGCGCTCCAGGCCGACGACGCCGCCAAGCTGCCCCGGCCGGAGACGGGCGAGGAGCTGCGGGCGCAGGTGCTCGCGGTGGTCTCCTCCCCGAACCAGGCGTCCAAGTCCTGGGTCACCGACCAGTACGACCGCTTCGTGCAGGGCAACACCGTGCTGGCCCAGCCCGAGGACTCCGGCATGATCCGCATCGACGAGGAGACCAACCTCGGCGTCGCGGTGGCCACGGACGGCAACGGCCGGTACGCCAAGCTCGACCCGTACGCGGGCGCCCAGCTCGCGCTCGCCGAGTCGTACCGCAACGTCGCCGCGTCCGGCGCCAAGCCGCTGGCGATCTCCAACTGCCTCAACTTCGGCTCGCCGGAGGACCCGGCGGTGATGTGGCAGTTCGCCGAGGCCACGCGCGGTCTCGCGGACGGCTGCCTGCAGCTCGGCACCCCGGTGACCGGCGGCAACGTCTCGCTGTACAACCAGACCGGCGAGGTCGCCATCCACCCGACGCCGGTCGTCGCGGTGCTCGGCGTGATCGACGACGTCACCCGCCGCACCCCGATCGCCTTCGCCGAGGAGGGGCAGCTGCTCTACCTGCTGGGCGACACCCGCGAGGAGCTGGGCGGCTCGGCCTGGTCGCAGGTGATCCACGACCACCTCGGCGGGCTGCCGCCCCAGGTGGACCTGGAGCGCGAGCGGCTGCTGGCCGAGATCCTGATCTCGGCCTCCCGCGACGGCATGATCGACGCGGCGCACGACCTGTCCGACGGCGGTCTGGCGCAGGCCGTGGTCGAGTCCTGCCTGCGCGGCGGCAAGGGCGCGCGCCTGGTGGTGCCGGACGGCCTGGACGCCTTCACCCTGCTCTTCTCCGAGTCGGCGGGCCGCGCCGTCGTGGCCGTGCCGCGCAGCGAGGAGGTCCGCTTCACCGACATGTGCGGCGCGCGCGGGCTGCCCGCCGCGCGGGTCGGCGTCATCGACGGGGAAGCGCTGGAGGTCCAGGGCGCGTTCGACATCCCGCTGGCCGAGCTCAAGGAGGCGCACGAGGCGACGATTCCGGGCCTGCTGGTCTGA